In the Flavobacterium sp. J372 genome, one interval contains:
- a CDS encoding protease complex subunit PrcB family protein, with amino-acid sequence MKNLVIAFTVILFAACNAGKDSKTKDNQADKSAASSISYEILKQEEYGGREIEGNVVVKTQAELNSLYSQLGIGTAPVVDFSKQAVIALFMGQKNSGGYSIGIENVTDDGKSVTVTIKRNRLKVWQQWRYLSLTVLHQLLQPNL; translated from the coding sequence ATGAAAAACTTAGTTATAGCATTTACTGTAATTTTATTTGCTGCCTGCAATGCAGGTAAAGATTCTAAAACAAAAGATAATCAGGCAGATAAGTCTGCAGCATCATCTATTAGCTATGAAATTCTGAAGCAGGAAGAATACGGTGGCAGGGAAATTGAGGGTAATGTAGTTGTGAAAACCCAGGCTGAACTCAATAGTTTATACAGCCAACTTGGAATTGGCACTGCGCCTGTAGTTGACTTTTCAAAACAGGCTGTCATAGCATTGTTTATGGGACAAAAGAACAGCGGTGGCTATAGTATCGGTATTGAAAATGTTACAGACGATGGCAAAAGTGTAACAGTTACAATAAAAAGAAATCGCCTGAAGGTATGGCAACAATGGCGCTATCTCAGCCTTACTGTATTGCATCAATTACTACAACCAAATCTATAA
- a CDS encoding endonuclease/exonuclease/phosphatase family protein, giving the protein MLLIIVFVPYGLFENIRTKKRIWVFNTHFDHVGELARIESTKLIINKINAVNTKNYSIILTGDFNLEDSAESIKLLSAQLHDSKLHALQKHGPEGTFNAFKFDKPVITRIDYIFTSPNVTVNKYAVLSDSDHCRYPSDHLPVYTELDIK; this is encoded by the coding sequence ATGCTGCTTATAATCGTATTTGTACCCTATGGTTTGTTTGAAAATATCAGGACAAAAAAGAGGATTTGGGTTTTCAACACACATTTTGACCATGTTGGAGAATTAGCACGAATTGAAAGTACAAAGTTGATTATCAATAAAATAAACGCAGTAAATACTAAAAACTACTCAATTATTCTCACGGGCGATTTTAATCTTGAAGATTCTGCCGAAAGTATTAAACTATTGTCGGCACAACTGCATGATTCTAAACTACATGCGTTGCAAAAGCACGGGCCTGAAGGCACATTTAATGCTTTTAAATTCGATAAACCCGTTATTACGAGGATAGATTACATTTTTACGTCTCCAAATGTAACAGTAAACAAATATGCCGTTCTAAGCGATTCAGACCATTGCAGGTATCCAAGCGATCACCTGCCGGTTTATACCGAACTGGATATCAAATAA
- a CDS encoding DUF983 domain-containing protein has protein sequence MSAIKGILGERCPKCEKGKVFYKKGNPLLFTMPRMNEHCPVCGHQFEKEPGYFFGSMYVSYGLTVAEMIAVFIISFLITDNYALILLIIAIMAVLLSTFNFRLSRMIWIYMLDGKDRTV, from the coding sequence ATGTCTGCTATTAAAGGAATACTGGGCGAAAGATGCCCGAAGTGTGAAAAAGGAAAAGTGTTTTACAAAAAAGGCAACCCTTTACTTTTTACCATGCCACGCATGAACGAGCATTGCCCGGTTTGCGGTCACCAATTTGAAAAAGAGCCCGGCTACTTTTTCGGCTCTATGTACGTAAGCTATGGGCTGACTGTAGCAGAAATGATTGCGGTGTTCATCATTTCATTTTTAATTACAGATAATTATGCACTGATATTATTGATAATCGCAATTATGGCTGTACTGCTTAGCACATTCAATTTCAGGCTATCACGTATGATATGGATTTATATGCTTGACGGGAAGGACAGGACGGTTTAG
- the bshA gene encoding N-acetyl-alpha-D-glucosaminyl L-malate synthase BshA: MKIAIVCYPTFGGSGVVATELGLELARRGHEIHFITYSQPVRLALLNPNVHYHEVHVPEYPLFHYQPYELALSSKLVDMVKLHNIELLHVHYAIPHAYAGYMAKKMLKEQGIRIPMVTTLHGTDITLVGNHPFYKPAVSFSINHSDVVTSVSQNLKDETYRLFDIKRDIVVIPNFIEINKNKVDETSACHRGLMATDKQKIITHISNFRKVKRIPDVVKIFNEIQKVMPAKLMMVGDGPERAAAEKLCSELGISDKVIFFGNSSEIDQILCYSDLFLLPSETESFGLAALEAMACGVPVISSNSGGLPEVNKDGYSGYMADVGDVESMAKKAIAILEDDNRLYEFKSNALKVAQEFDIKNILPMYEQLYRKALKQQQHA, from the coding sequence ATGAAAATAGCTATTGTATGCTACCCAACCTTTGGAGGAAGCGGGGTAGTAGCAACAGAACTGGGCCTTGAGCTGGCACGCCGTGGCCACGAAATACATTTTATAACCTACAGCCAGCCGGTTCGCCTTGCGCTGCTTAACCCAAATGTGCATTACCACGAAGTGCATGTGCCTGAATATCCGCTGTTTCATTACCAGCCCTACGAACTGGCACTATCAAGCAAACTGGTAGATATGGTCAAGCTCCATAACATTGAACTGCTGCATGTGCACTATGCTATTCCGCATGCTTACGCGGGCTACATGGCCAAGAAAATGCTGAAAGAGCAGGGTATAAGGATACCAATGGTAACAACGCTTCACGGCACGGATATCACACTGGTGGGCAACCATCCGTTTTATAAACCTGCAGTAAGCTTCAGTATCAATCACAGTGATGTTGTAACCTCGGTATCGCAAAACCTTAAAGATGAAACGTATAGGTTGTTTGACATTAAGCGTGATATTGTTGTAATCCCTAACTTCATTGAGATTAACAAGAATAAAGTTGATGAAACTTCTGCATGTCATAGAGGGCTTATGGCAACCGATAAGCAAAAGATTATAACACATATAAGCAACTTCAGGAAAGTAAAACGCATTCCTGACGTAGTGAAGATATTCAACGAGATACAAAAAGTTATGCCTGCCAAACTTATGATGGTAGGTGACGGGCCCGAACGTGCAGCCGCTGAGAAGCTTTGCAGTGAATTAGGAATTTCTGACAAAGTAATTTTCTTTGGTAACAGCAGCGAGATAGACCAGATTTTATGCTATAGTGACCTGTTCCTGTTACCGTCTGAAACAGAAAGTTTCGGGCTTGCTGCGCTTGAGGCTATGGCTTGTGGAGTACCTGTAATTTCTAGCAATTCCGGTGGTTTGCCTGAAGTAAATAAGGACGGGTACTCGGGCTATATGGCTGATGTAGGCGATGTTGAGAGTATGGCAAAAAAAGCGATAGCTATACTTGAAGATGACAACAGGCTGTATGAATTTAAGTCTAATGCTTTAAAAGTAGCGCAGGAGTTTGATATAAAGAATATTTTACCAATGTACGAACAGCTTTACCGCAAAGCCCTAAAACAACAACAGCACGCATGA
- a CDS encoding formimidoylglutamase — protein sequence MENIVRFTENSLLKYTAERSGEIKYGERIQVLPPGITIEEGLAATDAEFVLLGIPEDVGVRANYGRPGTATAWEGALKSIVNLQHNKFFKAGRLLILGCVDTAEALQQAEGLDPNEKADRKKLSALVEQLDKEVSHIITLIVRAKKTPIIIGGGHNNAYGNIKGTALAKGRPVNAVNFDAHTDFRLLEGRHSGNGFSYAYEEGFLRKYFIFGLHENYCGKGVMETIKKTEGRVKYNTYEQIAVTREKGFTAEMHNALEFINDERYGVELDLDAIVNVASSAMTPSGFSAERARQFVYFFGKQKNAAYLHICEGAPSLDNAANSHLTGKLIAYLVTDFMKAKTSLVNNAAITDESAKNSAKY from the coding sequence ATGGAAAATATAGTAAGGTTCACAGAAAACAGCCTATTGAAGTATACTGCCGAGCGCAGCGGCGAGATTAAATATGGTGAGCGTATACAAGTGCTGCCACCGGGTATTACCATTGAAGAAGGGCTTGCTGCAACCGATGCTGAATTTGTATTATTAGGAATACCCGAAGATGTAGGCGTACGTGCCAATTATGGCCGTCCCGGCACTGCAACAGCCTGGGAAGGCGCTCTGAAAAGCATAGTAAACCTACAACATAACAAATTTTTTAAAGCCGGAAGGCTGTTAATACTCGGCTGTGTAGATACTGCCGAAGCCCTGCAGCAGGCTGAAGGCCTTGACCCTAACGAAAAAGCAGACCGTAAAAAGCTTTCGGCCCTTGTAGAGCAGCTTGATAAAGAGGTATCGCACATAATAACCCTTATTGTGCGTGCAAAGAAAACACCCATCATTATAGGCGGTGGCCACAACAATGCCTACGGTAATATTAAAGGTACAGCGCTGGCAAAAGGCCGCCCTGTAAATGCTGTTAATTTTGATGCGCATACCGACTTCCGCTTGCTTGAAGGGCGCCACAGCGGTAACGGTTTCAGCTACGCTTATGAAGAAGGCTTCCTAAGGAAATACTTTATCTTCGGGCTGCATGAAAATTATTGCGGCAAAGGTGTAATGGAAACCATTAAGAAAACCGAGGGCCGCGTTAAATACAATACCTACGAACAGATTGCCGTAACGCGTGAAAAAGGTTTCACTGCCGAAATGCACAACGCCCTTGAGTTTATAAATGATGAACGATACGGTGTTGAGCTTGACCTTGATGCGATTGTAAACGTGGCCAGCAGTGCCATGACACCTTCAGGCTTTAGCGCTGAAAGGGCAAGGCAGTTTGTTTACTTCTTCGGGAAACAGAAAAATGCGGCATACCTGCACATATGCGAAGGCGCACCAAGCCTTGATAACGCTGCCAACAGCCATCTTACAGGAAAACTCATTGCTTATCTTGTAACTGATTTTATGAAGGCAAAGACATCATTAGTAAACAATGCTGCAATAACTGACGAATCTGCTAAAAATTCCGCTAAATATTAA
- a CDS encoding helix-turn-helix domain-containing protein, producing MLLHRDNFAEIAAYLGFEDYAYFSRVFKKRTSETPSEFVGRYRTT from the coding sequence TTGCTGCTGCACCGTGATAATTTTGCAGAAATTGCTGCATATCTTGGCTTCGAAGACTACGCCTATTTCTCACGCGTGTTTAAAAAACGTACAAGTGAAACGCCGTCGGAGTTTGTGGGGAGGTATCGAACAACTTAA
- a CDS encoding thioredoxin family protein, with protein MLQELERDNLAEIVAAEPVVVVQYSAGWCGNCRIMKPKFKKMAGENENVTFVLADAENFPESRKLANVSNLPTFATFRNGELVNQIQTNKVELLTDLVNEVTSN; from the coding sequence ATGTTACAGGAATTAGAAAGAGATAATCTTGCGGAAATTGTTGCAGCAGAGCCTGTTGTAGTAGTACAGTACTCAGCCGGATGGTGTGGCAACTGCAGGATAATGAAGCCAAAATTTAAAAAAATGGCTGGTGAGAATGAAAATGTAACTTTTGTACTGGCTGATGCAGAAAACTTTCCTGAATCGCGCAAGCTGGCCAACGTGAGCAACCTGCCAACGTTTGCAACTTTCAGGAATGGTGAGCTTGTAAACCAGATACAAACAAATAAAGTAGAACTTTTAACCGACCTTGTAAATGAAGTTACCAGTAATTAA
- a CDS encoding S41 family peptidase, whose amino-acid sequence MKYFGKYIVIFCTLLGISALSQTRYEQDFLELWNDYNDNYAYFEKQHIDWAKVKDIYQPQAAAIKDDAQFITFLEQVLQEFHNGHVSLTTNLPSSNRIIPSGNDLFAEKRGNYYFIADVKPQSGAEACGLKPGMQLLKFNGKAVGEELKRFLPKYITSYNESMYSYALNMLMAGTHDTQREITLIENGIEKIYYPDAHKPVRPEKLLDYKLLPGNIGYIKINNSLGNTDVIAEFDKALDDLIKTKSIILNLTDTPGGGNTTVARGIMGRFTCSPLPYQKHVINEKQYGTVRSWVEFVSPRKTNYTGKLVVMAGHWTGSMGEGMVIGFDAMRRAKITGTKMAGLLGAIYTYRMKNTNIGYQIPIEGMYHVNDTPREDFMPKYITANSSETFAKALSLAR is encoded by the coding sequence ATGAAATATTTTGGCAAGTACATTGTAATTTTTTGTACCCTTTTAGGAATAAGCGCTTTATCTCAAACAAGATATGAGCAGGATTTCCTTGAACTGTGGAATGACTATAACGACAACTATGCCTATTTTGAAAAGCAACACATTGACTGGGCAAAGGTTAAAGATATATATCAGCCACAGGCTGCTGCTATCAAAGACGACGCACAATTTATAACCTTTCTTGAGCAGGTGCTGCAGGAGTTTCATAACGGGCATGTTTCACTTACAACCAATCTGCCATCATCAAACAGGATAATTCCCTCAGGTAACGACCTGTTTGCAGAAAAGCGGGGTAACTATTACTTCATTGCAGATGTAAAACCACAATCCGGCGCTGAAGCATGCGGACTGAAACCGGGAATGCAGTTACTGAAGTTTAATGGTAAAGCTGTTGGTGAGGAGCTAAAGCGCTTTCTCCCAAAATATATAACATCTTATAATGAAAGCATGTATTCTTATGCTTTAAATATGCTGATGGCAGGCACGCATGATACACAGCGTGAAATTACACTCATAGAAAATGGTATTGAAAAAATATACTATCCTGATGCGCATAAACCTGTAAGGCCGGAAAAACTTCTTGACTACAAATTACTGCCGGGCAACATAGGCTATATTAAAATAAATAACAGCCTGGGTAATACCGATGTTATTGCTGAATTTGATAAAGCGCTGGACGATCTTATAAAAACAAAATCTATAATACTTAACCTTACCGATACTCCCGGCGGTGGCAATACTACTGTGGCGCGAGGTATAATGGGCAGGTTTACCTGCAGCCCATTGCCTTACCAGAAGCATGTAATCAACGAAAAGCAATATGGCACTGTACGCAGCTGGGTTGAATTTGTATCGCCGAGAAAAACAAACTACACAGGAAAACTTGTAGTGATGGCAGGCCATTGGACGGGCAGCATGGGCGAAGGCATGGTAATTGGGTTTGACGCCATGAGACGCGCAAAAATAACGGGTACGAAAATGGCGGGTCTGCTTGGGGCAATTTACACCTACCGGATGAAAAACACAAACATCGGTTACCAGATTCCCATCGAAGGCATGTACCATGTTAATGATACGCCACGAGAAGATTTTATGCCAAAATATATCACAGCCAATTCTTCAGAAACTTTTGCGAAAGCTCTATCACTCGCCAGATAG
- a CDS encoding DUF1801 domain-containing protein, with the protein MQYLDAKNADEYFEAIPEERRAAMKKLREVIVKNLPEGFSESMGYGMLGWGVPHSIYPAGYHCDPKQPLPFLGIASQKNFIALYHMGIYADKDLHDWFVGEYPKYVKTKLDMGKSCIRFKKPESIPFDLIGELVTKMTVQQWIDRYEANLKR; encoded by the coding sequence ATGCAATACCTTGACGCTAAAAACGCTGATGAATATTTTGAAGCTATTCCTGAAGAAAGAAGGGCGGCTATGAAAAAACTGCGGGAAGTAATAGTAAAAAATCTACCAGAGGGCTTTAGCGAGAGCATGGGGTATGGCATGCTGGGCTGGGGCGTACCACATTCAATCTATCCGGCAGGTTATCATTGCGACCCAAAGCAGCCGTTGCCTTTTTTGGGCATAGCATCTCAAAAGAATTTTATTGCACTGTACCACATGGGCATTTATGCCGACAAAGACCTTCATGATTGGTTTGTAGGAGAATATCCAAAATATGTGAAGACTAAGCTTGATATGGGTAAGAGCTGTATCCGCTTTAAAAAGCCGGAGAGTATTCCGTTTGACCTTATAGGCGAACTTGTTACCAAAATGACTGTACAGCAGTGGATAGACCGATATGAAGCTAACCTGAAACGCTGA
- a CDS encoding dehydrogenase E1 component subunit alpha/beta, which produces MKFDRKQLTNEQLLDLYKKLIKPRLIEEKMLILIRQGKVSKWFSGIGQEAISVGVTAVLDKDEYILPMHRNLGVFTGRDIPLYRLFSQWQGKANGFTKGRDRSFHFGTQEFKIIGMISHLGPQLGVADGIALAHKLRGEGKVTAVFTGEGATSEGDFHEALNIAAVWELPVLFIIENNGYGLSTPTNEQYRCENLADKGIGYGIESHIIDGNNILEVFTQLTGIVESMRSNPRPVLLEFKTFRMRGHEEASGTKYVPQELMDMWAIKDPVDNYRKYLKEEGVLTDEKDEALRAELKAEIDEHYQRASAEPAIEASLSEELNDVYKPYNFEEVKPSGDVENVRMIDAISQGLSQSMERHENLVIMGQDIAEYGGAFKITDGFVAKFGKDRVRNTPICESAVVSAGMGLSINKYKSVIEMQFADFVSTGFNPIVNYLAKVHYRWQENADVVVRMPCGAGVQAGPFHSQTNEAWFTKTPGLKVVYPAFPYDAKGLLATAINDPNPVMFFEHKALYRSVYQDVPKDYYTIPFGQAALLREGDAVTVISFGAGVHWALETLDKNPEIKADVLDLRTLQPLDTEAIYKSVKKTGKIIILQEDTLFGGVASDISAMIMENCFEWLDGPVKRVGSLESAIPFTKALEDQYLPKQRFEEALQELMAY; this is translated from the coding sequence ATGAAATTCGACAGGAAACAGCTTACCAACGAACAATTACTTGATTTATATAAGAAATTAATAAAACCACGCCTTATAGAGGAAAAGATGCTTATCCTAATCCGCCAGGGTAAGGTTTCAAAATGGTTCTCAGGCATAGGGCAGGAGGCTATTTCAGTTGGCGTTACTGCCGTACTGGATAAAGACGAATACATTCTCCCAATGCACCGTAACCTGGGTGTTTTCACAGGGCGTGATATTCCGCTGTACAGATTGTTTTCGCAATGGCAGGGTAAGGCTAACGGGTTTACCAAAGGCCGCGACCGTTCTTTCCACTTCGGTACGCAGGAGTTTAAGATCATCGGGATGATATCGCACCTTGGGCCGCAGCTTGGCGTGGCCGATGGTATTGCACTAGCTCACAAACTTCGCGGCGAAGGCAAAGTAACTGCTGTATTTACAGGAGAAGGCGCCACCAGTGAGGGGGATTTCCACGAGGCGTTGAATATTGCTGCCGTATGGGAACTTCCGGTGCTTTTCATCATCGAGAATAATGGTTATGGGCTGTCAACACCTACAAACGAACAATATCGTTGTGAAAACCTGGCTGATAAAGGCATAGGGTATGGCATTGAGTCGCATATAATCGACGGGAATAACATACTTGAGGTCTTTACGCAGCTGACGGGTATTGTAGAGTCGATGCGCAGCAATCCGCGCCCGGTTTTGCTGGAGTTCAAGACGTTCCGTATGCGTGGGCATGAAGAGGCGAGTGGTACCAAATATGTTCCGCAGGAGTTGATGGACATGTGGGCGATAAAAGACCCGGTTGACAACTACCGCAAATACCTTAAAGAAGAAGGTGTGCTTACCGATGAAAAAGACGAAGCGCTTCGAGCTGAACTTAAAGCAGAAATTGATGAACATTACCAACGTGCTTCTGCCGAGCCTGCCATTGAAGCCAGCTTAAGTGAAGAATTAAATGATGTTTACAAACCATATAATTTTGAAGAAGTTAAGCCTTCAGGTGATGTTGAGAATGTGCGAATGATTGATGCAATTTCGCAAGGCCTTAGCCAATCGATGGAGCGTCATGAAAATCTTGTGATCATGGGCCAGGACATAGCTGAATACGGTGGCGCTTTCAAGATTACCGATGGCTTTGTAGCGAAGTTCGGTAAAGACCGTGTTCGAAACACACCAATATGTGAGTCGGCCGTAGTTTCGGCAGGTATGGGCTTATCCATTAATAAATATAAGTCGGTGATCGAGATGCAGTTTGCAGATTTCGTTTCTACGGGCTTCAACCCGATTGTAAACTATTTAGCAAAAGTACACTATCGCTGGCAGGAAAATGCTGATGTGGTGGTGCGTATGCCTTGCGGTGCGGGTGTACAGGCAGGGCCTTTCCATTCGCAGACCAATGAGGCATGGTTTACTAAAACCCCGGGACTGAAAGTGGTGTATCCGGCTTTCCCGTATGATGCAAAAGGACTTCTGGCTACCGCTATAAACGACCCCAATCCGGTGATGTTCTTTGAGCATAAAGCTCTGTACCGGAGCGTTTACCAGGATGTACCAAAAGATTACTACACCATACCATTTGGGCAGGCTGCGCTTTTAAGAGAGGGAGATGCAGTTACGGTGATTTCATTTGGTGCAGGTGTCCACTGGGCGCTTGAAACGCTTGACAAAAACCCTGAAATTAAAGCTGATGTGCTTGACCTTCGCACGCTGCAGCCGCTTGATACAGAGGCTATCTATAAATCGGTTAAGAAAACAGGCAAGATTATAATCCTTCAGGAAGATACATTGTTTGGCGGTGTGGCCAGTGATATATCAGCCATGATTATGGAGAACTGCTTTGAGTGGCTTGATGGCCCGGTAAAACGTGTAGGAAGCCTTGAGAGCGCCATACCATTCACCAAGGCACTTGAAGACCAATACCTGCCGAAACAACGTTTTGAAGAGGCGTTGCAGGAGTTGATGGCATATTAA
- a CDS encoding peroxiredoxin: MSLVGKKFPNISVDAISEMGDNMKINIFEEAVNNNKKVLLFWYPKDFTFVCPTELHAFQAALPEFEKRNTMVIGASCDTNEVHFAWLNTAKDNGGIEGVTYPLLADTNRNLSNILGILDIESTSYSEETDSVVIEGSNVTYRATYLVDEQGKIFHESVNDMPLGRNVNEYLRLIDAYTHVQVKGEVCPANWEEGKEAMTADRKGVASYLSNN, translated from the coding sequence ATGTCATTAGTAGGAAAAAAATTCCCAAACATCTCAGTTGACGCGATTTCAGAAATGGGCGACAACATGAAGATAAACATTTTTGAAGAAGCAGTAAACAACAACAAAAAAGTATTGCTTTTCTGGTACCCGAAAGATTTTACTTTTGTTTGCCCTACAGAGCTTCACGCTTTCCAGGCTGCGCTTCCTGAATTTGAAAAGAGAAACACAATGGTGATAGGCGCATCATGTGACACTAACGAGGTTCACTTTGCATGGCTTAACACTGCAAAGGATAATGGTGGTATTGAAGGCGTAACATACCCGCTTCTTGCTGATACCAACCGTAACCTTTCAAACATCCTTGGCATCCTTGATATTGAGTCGACTTCATACAGCGAAGAAACTGACTCTGTAGTAATTGAAGGAAGCAACGTTACGTACCGTGCTACTTACCTGGTAGACGAACAAGGCAAAATTTTCCACGAAAGTGTAAATGATATGCCGCTTGGCCGTAATGTGAATGAATATCTTAGGCTGATTGATGCTTATACACACGTACAGGTTAAAGGTGAAGTTTGCCCGGCTAACTGGGAAGAGGGCAAAGAGGCTATGACGGCTGACCGTAAAGGTGTTGCTTCTTACCTTTCAAACAATTAA